A single Actinomadura algeriensis DNA region contains:
- a CDS encoding amino acid deaminase/aldolase: MNLRERYDTATAAFEAPFAVVDLAAFRANAADLVRRAAGKPIRVASKSVRCRALLEDVLAMDGFAGIMAFTLPEGLWLAAEGVSDDILVAYPTADRAAIAELAASDAAARTVTLMVDCPEHLDMIERAAGDRRIRVCIDIDASYRPLGGRVRIGALRSPLRTAAEVAAFAEQILKRPGLDLVGLMAYESQIAGVGDLPPGRPARGRVIAAMQQRSRLELARRRAAIVRAVRNLTDLEFVNGGGTGSVEKTVAERAVTEVAAGSGLYHPHLFDQYSNFTGRPAALFALPVVRRPGPGVATCLGGGYLASGPGDAIRLPVPYLPTGLSYSPNEGAGEVQTPLLGRAADGLAVGDRVWFRHTKAGELCERFDAVHLIDGDRFVRTVPTYRGEGRTFL; encoded by the coding sequence ATGAACCTCCGGGAGCGCTATGACACCGCGACGGCCGCGTTCGAGGCGCCGTTCGCCGTCGTCGACCTCGCGGCCTTCCGCGCCAACGCCGCCGACCTCGTCCGCCGCGCCGCCGGGAAGCCGATCCGGGTCGCGAGCAAGTCGGTCCGCTGCCGCGCCCTCCTGGAGGACGTCCTCGCGATGGACGGGTTCGCCGGGATCATGGCGTTCACCCTCCCCGAGGGGCTGTGGCTGGCCGCCGAGGGCGTCAGTGACGACATCCTCGTCGCCTACCCCACCGCCGACCGCGCCGCCATCGCCGAACTCGCCGCGAGCGACGCCGCCGCCCGCACCGTCACGCTCATGGTCGACTGCCCCGAGCACCTCGACATGATCGAGCGGGCCGCCGGCGACCGCCGGATCCGCGTCTGCATCGACATCGACGCCTCGTACCGTCCGCTCGGCGGGCGGGTCCGGATCGGCGCGCTGCGCTCCCCGCTGCGCACCGCCGCCGAGGTCGCCGCGTTCGCCGAGCAGATCCTCAAGCGCCCCGGCCTCGACCTCGTCGGGCTCATGGCCTACGAGTCGCAGATCGCGGGCGTCGGCGACCTGCCGCCCGGACGCCCCGCGCGCGGCCGCGTCATCGCCGCCATGCAGCAGCGGTCCCGGCTGGAGCTCGCCCGGCGCCGCGCGGCGATCGTCCGGGCCGTCCGCAACCTCACCGACCTGGAGTTCGTCAACGGCGGCGGCACCGGCAGCGTCGAGAAGACCGTCGCCGAACGCGCCGTCACCGAGGTCGCCGCCGGATCCGGGCTCTACCACCCGCACCTGTTCGACCAGTACTCCAACTTCACCGGACGGCCCGCCGCGCTGTTCGCCCTGCCCGTGGTGCGGCGCCCCGGCCCCGGCGTCGCGACCTGCCTCGGCGGCGGCTACCTGGCGTCCGGGCCCGGCGACGCGATCCGGCTGCCCGTCCCCTACCTGCCGACCGGCCTGTCGTACTCCCCCAACGAGGGCGCCGGGGAGGTGCAGACGCCGCTGCTCGGCCGCGCCGCCGACGGGCTGGCGGTCGGCGACCGCGTCTGGTTCCGGCACACCAAGGCCGGGGAGCTGTGCGAACGGTTCGACGCGGTGCACCTCATCGACGGCGACCGGTTCGTCCGTACCGTCCCGACCTACCGGGGCGAAGGCCGCACGTTCCTCTGA
- the bcp gene encoding thioredoxin-dependent thiol peroxidase, which produces MSERLQPGDLAPDFELPDADENPVSLASLRGKRVILYFYPAAMTPGCTKESVDFQGSLEELEPAGVTVVGVSPDKPAKLAKFREKEGLTFPLLSDPENEVLKAYGAYGEKKLYGKVVVGVIRSTFVIDAEGRIENAYYNVKATGHVERLRRDLKV; this is translated from the coding sequence GTGTCCGAGCGGCTGCAGCCGGGGGACCTCGCCCCCGATTTCGAGCTCCCCGACGCCGACGAGAACCCGGTGTCGCTGGCGTCGCTGCGCGGCAAGCGCGTGATCCTGTACTTCTACCCGGCCGCGATGACGCCCGGCTGCACCAAGGAGTCCGTCGACTTCCAGGGCAGCCTCGAAGAGCTCGAGCCCGCCGGCGTCACCGTCGTCGGCGTCTCCCCCGACAAGCCCGCCAAGCTCGCGAAGTTCCGCGAGAAGGAGGGCCTGACGTTCCCGCTGCTCTCCGACCCCGAGAACGAGGTCCTGAAGGCGTACGGCGCCTACGGCGAGAAGAAGCTGTACGGCAAGGTCGTCGTCGGCGTGATCCGCTCCACCTTCGTCATCGACGCCGAAGGCAGGATCGAGAACGCGTACTACAACGTGAAGGCCACCGGTCACGTGGAACGCCTCCGCCGCGACCTGAAGGTCTGA
- a CDS encoding TetR/AcrR family transcriptional regulator: MGTKTGSTGRKRRSFIERARRAQIVEAAALVVAEAGYANTSLSRIAEKADISKSVISYHFSGKDELLRSMVTEFFERGWARMEERISAEPTAAGQVRAWIGAQLDYFDAHRTEFLAMSEIVANHRGDDGAPAYAGEMAEEVDGLAEILARGQRDGEFRAFDPRGVANIILRCADGVLGSWATGDGVDLPAQSAALLDFIDHAIRSGP; this comes from the coding sequence ATGGGCACGAAAACCGGATCGACCGGACGGAAACGGCGGTCGTTCATCGAGCGGGCCCGGCGGGCGCAGATCGTCGAGGCGGCGGCCCTGGTGGTCGCCGAGGCCGGGTACGCGAACACGTCCCTCTCCCGGATCGCCGAGAAGGCCGACATCAGCAAGAGCGTGATCTCCTACCACTTCAGCGGCAAGGACGAGCTCCTGCGCTCGATGGTGACGGAGTTCTTCGAGCGGGGATGGGCCCGCATGGAGGAACGGATCTCGGCCGAGCCGACCGCCGCCGGCCAGGTCCGGGCCTGGATCGGCGCCCAGCTGGACTACTTCGACGCGCACCGCACCGAGTTCCTCGCCATGAGCGAGATCGTGGCCAACCACCGCGGGGACGACGGCGCGCCCGCCTACGCCGGCGAGATGGCCGAGGAGGTCGACGGGCTCGCCGAGATCCTCGCCCGGGGCCAGCGCGACGGGGAGTTCCGCGCGTTCGACCCGCGCGGCGTCGCGAACATCATCCTGCGCTGCGCCGACGGCGTCCTCGGCTCCTGGGCGACCGGCGACGGCGTCGACCTCCCGGCGCAGTCGGCCGCGCTCCTCGACTTCATCGACCACGCGATCCGGAGCGGACCATGA
- a CDS encoding DUF6286 domain-containing protein, with protein MTETLVKDLIRQAQNERRARRLAVREFRPRRVVAGLTAALLLTALGGVAAVELLAAALGSGVHPIPGAGRVVDALHRLPWRDPAVTAVAAGTAALGLVLVLAGLPGRLRVVPLAGADARLAGGVGRGELRRTLTDAAQQVPGIERARVRGLGVLRRRLVVRVATPYHNPANLADLVADAVGERLDAIEPMRVPPVDVRVGYRRG; from the coding sequence ATGACCGAGACGCTGGTCAAGGACCTGATTCGGCAAGCTCAGAACGAGAGGCGGGCGCGGCGGCTGGCGGTCCGCGAGTTCCGGCCGCGCCGCGTGGTCGCGGGCCTCACCGCCGCGCTGCTGCTCACCGCGCTCGGCGGCGTCGCGGCCGTCGAACTGCTGGCGGCGGCGCTCGGCTCCGGCGTGCACCCGATCCCCGGCGCGGGCCGCGTCGTGGACGCGCTGCACCGGCTGCCGTGGCGCGACCCCGCCGTGACGGCCGTGGCGGCGGGGACGGCCGCGCTCGGGCTCGTCCTCGTCCTCGCCGGGCTGCCGGGGCGGCTCCGGGTCGTCCCGCTGGCCGGGGCCGACGCCCGGCTCGCGGGCGGCGTCGGCCGCGGCGAGCTGCGCCGGACGCTCACCGACGCGGCCCAGCAGGTCCCCGGCATCGAGCGCGCCCGCGTCCGCGGCCTCGGCGTTCTGCGGCGGCGGCTCGTCGTGCGGGTCGCGACCCCGTACCACAACCCCGCCAACCTGGCTGACCTGGTGGCCGACGCCGTCGGCGAGCGGCTGGACGCCATCGAGCCGATGCGGGTCCCGCCGGTGGACGTCCGCGTCGGCTACCGCCGGGGCTGA
- a CDS encoding SIMPL domain-containing protein: protein MSDAPVISVRGEAVLEVEPEIARLSVHVQSQESDRRRALDALVDRNERCLELIRSYGDAIERLETGGLSITPLLKYKRRDGDVRAYQGTVWIKPVVRDFAVLGELVTRLGDLERTYVHGPDWDLRRDSDVYARAARQAAQEAVARARSYAGALGARLTGLVELSDEGLGRDAGGPVPVRLAAAYGTAESGGEPEPIDLEPALQTVRAAVEARFTATAPDLDA, encoded by the coding sequence ATGAGCGACGCTCCCGTCATCAGTGTGCGCGGCGAGGCGGTGCTGGAGGTCGAACCCGAGATCGCCCGCCTGTCGGTGCACGTCCAGTCCCAGGAGAGCGACCGCCGCCGGGCGCTCGACGCGCTCGTCGACCGCAACGAACGCTGCCTGGAGCTGATCCGCTCCTACGGCGACGCGATCGAGCGGCTCGAGACCGGCGGCCTGTCGATCACCCCGCTGCTGAAGTACAAACGCCGCGACGGCGACGTCCGCGCCTACCAGGGCACCGTCTGGATCAAACCCGTGGTCCGCGACTTCGCGGTCCTCGGCGAGCTCGTCACCCGCCTCGGCGACCTCGAACGCACCTACGTCCACGGCCCCGACTGGGACCTGCGGCGCGACAGCGACGTCTACGCGCGCGCCGCCCGGCAGGCCGCCCAGGAGGCCGTCGCCCGCGCCCGCAGCTACGCGGGCGCCCTCGGCGCCCGCCTCACCGGTCTGGTGGAGCTGTCCGACGAGGGCCTCGGCCGCGACGCCGGCGGCCCCGTGCCGGTCCGGCTGGCCGCCGCGTACGGGACGGCCGAGTCCGGCGGCGAGCCCGAGCCGATCGACCTCGAACCCGCGCTGCAGACCGTCCGCGCCGCCGTCGAGGCCCGCTTCACCGCCACCGCCCCCGACCTGGACGCGTGA
- a CDS encoding DMT family transporter has protein sequence MGWLVLGLAGLVEIAFSQSIKPTENFTRPLPALLCFALGGLSIYLLSLAMRTLPVGTAYAVFTGIGAVGAIALGVLFHKDPVTVGRMGALGVIVVGIVLAQATDPR, from the coding sequence ATGGGCTGGCTCGTGCTGGGGCTCGCGGGCCTGGTGGAGATCGCGTTCTCGCAGAGCATCAAGCCGACGGAGAACTTCACCCGGCCGCTTCCCGCGCTGCTGTGCTTCGCCCTCGGCGGGCTGTCGATCTACCTGCTGTCGCTCGCGATGCGGACGCTTCCGGTCGGCACCGCGTACGCGGTGTTCACCGGCATCGGCGCGGTCGGCGCCATCGCGCTCGGCGTCCTGTTCCACAAGGACCCGGTCACGGTGGGACGGATGGGCGCCCTCGGCGTGATCGTCGTGGGCATCGTGCTCGCCCAGGCGACGGACCCGCGCTGA
- a CDS encoding DUF3618 domain-containing protein produces MADRGRDPEAVERDIERTRAELARNIDELADRLNPKHVAQRGTERLKEEAGIVAQAMGSLVRPAEGEDGEPGRLDQRVVLAGVGAAVALTALVLWRRGRRRRR; encoded by the coding sequence ATGGCTGACAGAGGCCGCGATCCGGAGGCGGTGGAGCGGGACATCGAGCGCACCCGTGCGGAGCTCGCGCGCAACATCGACGAGCTCGCCGACCGGCTCAACCCCAAGCACGTCGCCCAGCGTGGGACCGAGCGGCTGAAGGAGGAGGCCGGGATCGTCGCGCAGGCGATGGGATCGCTCGTCCGGCCCGCCGAGGGCGAGGACGGCGAACCGGGGCGACTCGACCAGCGTGTCGTGCTGGCCGGAGTCGGCGCGGCGGTCGCGCTGACCGCGCTCGTCCTGTGGCGCCGGGGCCGCAGGCGTCGCCGCTGA
- a CDS encoding TetR/AcrR family transcriptional regulator, which yields MERDLLTGLPAGGGGRPRERADAARNRGKVLAAAARLFAEREPREVTMGDIARAAGVGRGTLYRRYPDTNSVALALLDEHERDLQERLLRGEPPLGPGAPPGERLAAFLTAMVELLEEHIALVLGAEGNGARLTTGAYGFWRAHVRALLAEAAVPDPDALADALLAPLASEVYSRQRAQGLTPERIAAGLARLARAAVRA from the coding sequence ATGGAACGCGACCTGCTCACCGGCCTCCCGGCGGGCGGCGGCGGACGCCCGCGCGAGCGCGCCGACGCCGCCCGCAACCGCGGCAAGGTGCTCGCGGCCGCGGCCCGGCTGTTCGCCGAGCGGGAGCCGCGCGAGGTGACGATGGGCGACATCGCCAGGGCGGCGGGCGTCGGCCGCGGCACCCTCTACCGGCGGTATCCCGACACGAACTCCGTCGCGCTGGCGCTGCTGGACGAGCACGAGCGCGACCTGCAGGAACGGCTGCTGCGCGGCGAGCCGCCGCTCGGGCCGGGCGCCCCGCCCGGCGAGCGGCTCGCCGCCTTCCTCACCGCGATGGTCGAGCTGCTCGAGGAGCACATCGCGCTCGTCCTCGGCGCCGAGGGGAACGGCGCGCGGCTCACCACCGGCGCGTACGGGTTCTGGCGCGCGCACGTCCGCGCGCTGCTCGCCGAGGCCGCCGTCCCGGACCCGGACGCGCTCGCCGACGCGCTCCTCGCCCCGCTCGCCTCCGAGGTGTACTCCCGGCAGCGCGCCCAGGGCCTGACGCCGGAACGGATCGCCGCGGGCCTGGCGCGGCTCGCCCGCGCCGCCGTCCGGGCGTGA
- a CDS encoding family 4 glycosyl hydrolase, whose amino-acid sequence MKIAIIGAGSGYMPGVVRGLLHRAGDLAGTELACHDIDAPQLDVMTRLARAMFAARGASFTVTAHTGLKPALDGASYVFTTFRPGGLAARHLDESIPLRHGVVGQETAGPGGFLMALRSVPILLEIAAAAPPDAWIVNYTNPTNIVTDAVARTTGARVIGLCDQFVGDTEMWADLLGLPFDRLEAEWIGLNHATWASRLRLDGTELDVPSLLDGLEIPGGGATPWRDPSRMAELAKSLGFLPNSYAKYYFFHDEVVRELRDKGTTRAQDILAMLPAYREQVAAESRRPDPDPSRERGGGEHGEFAVDVICALHRDEGRRTIVNTRNNGAIASLDDDAIVEVPAIVGRSGPVPLTMGALPAPVRGLTQAIHAYERLASDAAVTGDRRTALQALLAHPFVRSKHTAERILDEGLAAHREHLPQFA is encoded by the coding sequence GTGAAGATCGCCATCATCGGCGCCGGCAGCGGCTACATGCCCGGCGTCGTCCGCGGCCTGCTGCACCGCGCCGGCGACCTCGCGGGCACCGAACTCGCCTGCCACGACATCGACGCCCCGCAACTCGACGTCATGACGCGCCTCGCGCGCGCCATGTTCGCCGCACGCGGCGCGTCCTTCACCGTCACCGCGCACACCGGCCTGAAACCGGCGCTCGACGGCGCCTCGTACGTCTTCACGACGTTCCGTCCCGGCGGGCTCGCCGCCCGGCACCTGGACGAGTCGATCCCGCTGCGGCACGGCGTCGTCGGGCAGGAGACCGCGGGGCCCGGCGGGTTCCTGATGGCGCTGCGCTCCGTGCCGATCCTGCTGGAGATCGCCGCCGCCGCGCCCCCGGACGCGTGGATCGTCAACTACACGAACCCGACGAACATCGTCACCGACGCGGTCGCCCGCACCACCGGCGCCCGCGTCATCGGCCTGTGCGACCAGTTCGTCGGCGACACCGAGATGTGGGCCGACCTCCTCGGCCTCCCCTTCGACCGCCTCGAGGCCGAATGGATCGGCCTGAACCACGCGACGTGGGCGTCCCGCCTCCGCCTCGACGGAACCGAACTCGACGTCCCGTCCCTCCTCGACGGCCTGGAGATCCCCGGCGGCGGGGCCACCCCGTGGCGCGACCCGTCCCGGATGGCGGAACTGGCGAAGAGCCTCGGTTTCCTCCCGAACTCCTACGCGAAGTACTACTTCTTCCACGACGAGGTCGTCCGCGAACTCCGCGACAAGGGCACCACCCGGGCGCAGGACATCCTCGCGATGCTCCCCGCCTACCGCGAGCAGGTCGCCGCCGAATCGCGCAGGCCCGACCCCGACCCGTCCCGCGAGCGCGGCGGCGGCGAGCACGGCGAGTTCGCCGTCGACGTCATCTGCGCCCTGCACCGCGACGAGGGCCGCCGCACGATCGTCAACACCCGCAACAACGGCGCGATCGCCTCCCTCGACGACGACGCGATCGTCGAGGTCCCCGCGATCGTCGGCCGCTCCGGGCCCGTCCCGCTCACGATGGGCGCGCTGCCCGCGCCCGTCCGTGGCCTCACGCAGGCGATCCACGCCTACGAGCGGCTCGCGTCCGACGCGGCCGTCACCGGCGACCGCCGCACCGCCCTGCAGGCGCTGCTCGCGCACCCGTTCGTCCGGTCCAAGCACACGGCCGAACGCATCCTCGACGAGGGCCTCGCCGCGCACCGCGAGCACCTCCCCCAGTTCGCCTGA
- a CDS encoding DUF998 domain-containing protein, which yields MTALLWTGAAGAWGFVVTFLLDGWTRPGYRPVRHPVSALALGPRGWLQAANFVVCGVLITAGAVAVADALDSVVLAGAIAVFGVSLVASGVFPMDAMRGYPPGAPDGTPEDTSLRHRLHDRAGVVVFGSLPVAAVIAAFAVPDAAWKWCSGVTAALFTAGFGAFGWAWESDSPRAGLVQRATIIVGWLWLGLLFAYAAA from the coding sequence GTGACCGCGCTGTTGTGGACGGGCGCGGCGGGCGCGTGGGGGTTCGTCGTGACGTTCCTGCTGGACGGCTGGACGCGCCCGGGCTACCGGCCGGTTCGGCACCCGGTCAGCGCGCTGGCGCTGGGCCCGCGCGGGTGGCTGCAGGCCGCGAACTTCGTGGTGTGCGGCGTCCTGATCACGGCGGGCGCGGTGGCCGTCGCGGACGCCCTGGACAGTGTCGTCCTCGCGGGCGCGATCGCGGTGTTCGGCGTCTCGCTCGTGGCGTCCGGCGTCTTCCCCATGGACGCCATGCGCGGCTATCCCCCGGGGGCCCCGGACGGGACGCCGGAGGACACGTCCCTGCGCCATCGGCTGCACGACCGAGCGGGGGTGGTGGTGTTCGGCTCCCTGCCGGTAGCGGCCGTCATCGCGGCGTTCGCCGTGCCCGACGCCGCGTGGAAGTGGTGCTCGGGCGTGACGGCGGCGCTTTTCACCGCCGGATTCGGGGCGTTCGGGTGGGCGTGGGAGAGCGACTCGCCGCGCGCGGGTCTCGTGCAGCGCGCGACGATCATCGTCGGCTGGCTCTGGCTGGGGCTGCTGTTCGCGTACGCGGCGGCCTAG
- a CDS encoding alpha/beta hydrolase family esterase produces the protein MRRILVVVAAVSLLLAGCSDDGGGGDPGEGGRPAKVDGVPTGAGTHKQKLKVDAFGHREYLLHVPPKVAEGKWKDGRPAEPPALVLALHGGLADMNKAEDRTGFSDLADEKGFLVAYPNGFMTTWNAGDCCGAAKIGGIDDVEFLAELITKLTDAGLADPDRVFVTGFSNGAGMAYKFACRKPDMVAGIGAVEGALVTECDPGKPVSAMIVHGTADSNVPFKGGGDRDFNDKRPFPPVSKAVDFWRKLAGLGELSEDVAGLGENGNCKSTGKGPGGFAVALCTIAGGTHEWPSGASERLWEFFADHPREG, from the coding sequence ATGCGGCGAATCCTGGTCGTGGTGGCGGCGGTCTCCCTCCTCCTGGCGGGCTGCTCGGACGACGGAGGCGGCGGCGACCCCGGCGAGGGCGGACGCCCGGCGAAGGTGGACGGCGTCCCGACCGGCGCGGGCACGCACAAGCAGAAGCTCAAGGTCGACGCGTTCGGGCACCGCGAGTACCTGCTGCACGTCCCGCCGAAGGTCGCCGAGGGCAAGTGGAAGGACGGCAGGCCCGCCGAGCCGCCCGCGCTCGTCCTCGCCCTGCACGGCGGGCTGGCGGACATGAACAAGGCGGAGGACCGGACGGGCTTCAGCGACCTCGCCGACGAGAAGGGCTTCCTCGTCGCCTACCCCAACGGCTTCATGACCACGTGGAACGCGGGCGACTGCTGCGGCGCCGCGAAGATCGGCGGAATCGACGACGTCGAGTTCCTGGCGGAGCTGATCACCAAGCTGACGGACGCGGGGCTCGCCGATCCGGACCGGGTGTTCGTGACCGGCTTCTCCAACGGCGCCGGGATGGCGTACAAGTTCGCGTGCCGCAAGCCGGACATGGTCGCGGGGATCGGCGCGGTGGAGGGCGCGCTCGTCACCGAGTGCGACCCCGGGAAGCCGGTGTCGGCGATGATCGTGCACGGGACGGCCGACTCGAACGTCCCGTTCAAGGGCGGCGGCGACCGCGACTTCAACGACAAGCGGCCGTTCCCGCCGGTGTCGAAGGCCGTCGACTTCTGGCGGAAGCTGGCCGGGCTGGGCGAGCTGAGCGAGGACGTCGCGGGCCTCGGCGAGAACGGGAACTGCAAGAGCACCGGCAAGGGGCCGGGCGGGTTCGCGGTGGCGCTCTGCACGATCGCCGGGGGGACGCACGAGTGGCCGTCCGGCGCGAGCGAGCGGCTGTGGGAGTTCTTCGCCGACCATCCGCGCGAGGGCTGA
- the purU gene encoding formyltetrahydrofolate deformylase, with protein sequence MKQYVLTLSCPDRPGIVAAVSGLLAERGCNILESQQFGDPGSGTFFMRVQFAALPDTDADELRGAFASLVPELGLDWRMHDLAERPRVLIMVSKGGHCLNDLLYRHKSGLLDIDVVAVGSNHPDLRPLTQSYGIDYHHLPSGPGGKPAQEAEILSLVEHYRADLVVLARYMQILSDDFCAKLPGQIINIHHSFLPSFKGARPYHQAHARGVKVIGATAHYVTADLDEGPIIEQEVARVDHTHSPAELIAVGRDVECLALARAVRWHAEHRVLLNGDRTVIFR encoded by the coding sequence GTGAAGCAATACGTCCTGACCCTGTCGTGCCCGGACCGGCCCGGAATCGTCGCCGCGGTGTCCGGACTGCTCGCCGAGCGCGGGTGCAACATCCTGGAGAGCCAGCAGTTCGGCGATCCGGGGAGCGGCACGTTCTTCATGCGGGTCCAGTTCGCCGCCCTTCCCGACACCGACGCCGACGAGCTGCGCGGCGCGTTCGCGTCGCTGGTGCCCGAGCTGGGCCTGGACTGGCGGATGCACGACCTCGCCGAGCGGCCGCGCGTGCTGATCATGGTGTCGAAGGGCGGGCACTGCCTGAACGACCTGCTGTACCGGCACAAGTCCGGGCTGCTGGACATCGACGTCGTCGCGGTCGGCTCCAACCATCCCGACCTGCGGCCGCTCACCCAGTCCTACGGGATCGACTACCACCACCTGCCGTCCGGGCCGGGCGGCAAGCCCGCGCAGGAGGCCGAGATCCTCTCCCTGGTCGAGCACTACCGCGCCGACCTGGTCGTCCTGGCCCGCTACATGCAGATCCTGTCCGACGACTTCTGCGCCAAGCTGCCCGGGCAGATCATCAACATCCACCACTCGTTCCTGCCGAGCTTCAAGGGCGCCCGTCCCTACCACCAGGCGCACGCGCGCGGCGTCAAGGTGATCGGCGCGACCGCGCACTACGTCACCGCCGATCTCGACGAGGGCCCGATCATCGAGCAGGAGGTCGCGCGGGTCGACCACACCCACAGTCCCGCCGAGCTCATCGCCGTGGGACGCGACGTCGAGTGCCTCGCGCTCGCCCGGGCCGTCCGGTGGCACGCCGAGCACCGCGTCCTGCTCAACGGCGACCGGACGGTCATTTTCCGCTGA
- a CDS encoding FMN-dependent NADH-azoreductase codes for MSTLLHLDSSARRRSVSREIGGAFAAAWRAAHPDGRYVHRDLAADPVPVIGEAWTELCDHVLEHGITEIARYKEAVRTPARAAAWAIVEPLLDELVAADVVLIATPMYNYTVPASLKAWIDQVTFPRMSLAGRRFVIASARGGAYSPGAPKEPYDHQERFLRDFISGHFGVNDVASVASELVNARVDPALAELRGRHEESHAEALRAARELGARY; via the coding sequence ATGTCCACGCTGCTCCACCTCGACTCCAGCGCCCGGCGCCGCTCCGTCAGCCGGGAGATCGGCGGCGCCTTCGCCGCCGCCTGGCGCGCGGCGCACCCGGACGGCCGGTACGTCCACCGGGACCTCGCCGCCGACCCCGTCCCGGTCATCGGCGAGGCGTGGACCGAGCTGTGCGACCACGTCCTGGAGCACGGCATCACCGAGATCGCCCGCTACAAGGAGGCCGTCCGCACGCCGGCGCGGGCCGCGGCGTGGGCGATCGTCGAGCCGCTCCTGGACGAGCTGGTCGCCGCCGACGTCGTCCTCATCGCCACGCCGATGTACAACTACACGGTTCCGGCGTCCCTCAAGGCGTGGATCGACCAGGTCACGTTCCCGCGCATGTCGCTGGCCGGACGCCGGTTCGTCATCGCGTCGGCGCGCGGCGGCGCCTACTCGCCGGGCGCGCCGAAGGAGCCCTACGACCACCAGGAGCGGTTCCTGCGCGATTTCATCTCCGGGCACTTCGGCGTGAACGACGTCGCGTCCGTCGCGTCCGAGCTGGTGAACGCGCGGGTGGACCCGGCACTGGCGGAGCTGCGAGGGCGGCACGAGGAGTCGCACGCCGAGGCGCTGCGCGCCGCCCGCGAGCTCGGGGCGAGGTACTGA